One genomic segment of Culturomica massiliensis includes these proteins:
- a CDS encoding helix-turn-helix domain-containing protein: MKKENLHQPFEISFNEHNESLLTEHEHTFFELVYILTGTGIQWINNNMFPYHDGHLFLITPNDSHSFEIHTTTKFINIKFNDIYIHSAIFGSENIQRLEFILQHANHQPGCILRNKVDKLLVKPMIEAIIREYVNRNLYSKEIITQLVNTIIIVVARNIAMFLPQQVDECSDDKSLDILQYIQANIYQTGKIRAKEISQHFGISESYLGRYIKKHTNETMQQYILNYKLKLVESRLLHSQMRINEIAEELGFTDESHLSKFFKKNKGCSPSSFRKSNKAI, translated from the coding sequence ATGAAAAAAGAAAATCTTCATCAACCATTTGAGATCAGCTTTAACGAGCATAATGAATCGTTATTGACTGAGCATGAGCATACTTTTTTTGAACTGGTCTACATTTTAACAGGAACAGGTATTCAATGGATTAACAATAATATGTTCCCATATCATGATGGACACTTGTTCTTGATAACTCCAAATGATTCTCATTCCTTTGAGATTCATACAACTACAAAATTCATTAACATCAAGTTTAATGACATCTATATACATTCAGCCATATTTGGTTCAGAGAATATCCAGAGATTAGAATTTATTTTGCAACATGCAAATCATCAACCGGGTTGCATCCTTAGAAATAAGGTGGATAAGTTATTAGTGAAACCAATGATTGAAGCAATTATTCGGGAGTATGTAAATAGGAATCTGTATAGCAAAGAGATTATCACGCAGTTGGTAAATACTATAATTATTGTTGTGGCAAGAAATATAGCTATGTTTTTACCTCAACAAGTCGATGAATGTTCAGATGATAAGTCTCTCGATATTCTTCAATATATTCAAGCAAATATCTATCAAACAGGTAAAATTAGAGCAAAAGAAATCAGTCAGCATTTTGGTATATCTGAAAGTTACTTGGGACGTTATATAAAAAAGCATACCAACGAAACAATGCAGCAATACATATTAAACTATAAACTAAAATTGGTCGAAAGCAGATTGTTACATAGTCAAATGAGAATAAATGAGATTGCCGAAGAACTAGGATTTACTGATGAAAGCCATTTGAGTAAATTCTTTAAGAAAAAC
- a CDS encoding nitroreductase family protein: MNFLELSKQRYSARNYSSDMIEQEKLDYILECARFAPSAVNYQPWHFFVVKSNKQKRLIQQSYPREWFTEAPLYIVVCADSSISWVRKSDNKNHCDIDAAIATEHICLAAAEQGLGSCWVCNFDPDMLKNNLHLSPNMYPVAIISLGYVKQPPEKSSKRKDITEIVSIL, encoded by the coding sequence ATGAACTTTTTAGAACTATCAAAACAACGTTATTCTGCAAGAAACTATTCTTCTGATATGATTGAGCAAGAAAAACTCGACTACATTTTGGAATGTGCCCGTTTTGCTCCTTCTGCTGTAAACTATCAACCTTGGCACTTCTTTGTCGTAAAAAGTAATAAACAAAAACGACTGATTCAACAATCTTATCCACGTGAATGGTTTACCGAAGCTCCACTCTATATTGTAGTTTGCGCTGACAGTTCAATTTCTTGGGTAAGAAAATCAGACAATAAGAACCATTGCGATATTGATGCGGCAATTGCAACTGAACATATTTGTTTAGCCGCAGCAGAACAAGGATTAGGTAGCTGCTGGGTATGTAATTTCGATCCTGATATGCTAAAGAATAATCTTCATTTATCTCCCAATATGTACCCTGTGGCAATTATTTCATTAGGTTATGTAAAACAACCACCCGAAAAATCATCTAAGAGAAAAGATATTACCGAAATAGTTTCAATCTTATAA